In Aphelocoma coerulescens isolate FSJ_1873_10779 chromosome 23, UR_Acoe_1.0, whole genome shotgun sequence, a genomic segment contains:
- the ZCCHC17 gene encoding zinc finger CCHC domain-containing protein 17 isoform X2 has product MEPLPELYSIFQGEVAAVTDFGAFVTIPGCRKQGLVHRTHMSSCRVDKPSEIVDVGDKVWVKLIGKEMKDDKLKLSLSMKVVHQGTGKDLDPNNVCLDQDERRKRTFRDYTSQKITLEAVLNTVCKKCGCKGHFAKECFMQPGGTKYSLIPEEEEEEVAAAGHEGDKKISKAEESSKKRKKEKKKRKKHKAKQSSESGSESSASDSDGAQPCSKRPKHCGKPSKAPKKKKHKKHRK; this is encoded by the exons ATGGAGCCGCTGCCAGAGCTGTACTCGATCTTCCAGGGAGAG GTGGCTGCAGTGACAGATTTTGGGGCGTTTGTCACAATCCCGGGCTGCAGGAAGCAAG GCCTCGTCCACAGGACTCACATGTCCTCCTGCCGTGTGGACAAACCCTCCGAGATCGTGGATGTTGGGGACAAAGTCTGGGTGAAGCTCATTGGCAAAGAG ATGAAGGATGACAAACTGAAGCTCTCCCTGTCCATGAAGGTCGTTCACCAAGGCACGGGGAAGGACCTGGATCCCAACAATGTTTGCCTTGA CCAGGATGAGAGGAGGAAACGCACCTTCAGGGACTACACGAGCCAGAAGATCACCCTGGAGGCCGTCCTGAACACGGTGTGCAAGAAATGTGGCTGCAAAG GTCACTTTGCCAAGGAGTGTTTCATGCAGCCTGGAGGCACCAAATACAGCCTCAttccagaggaggaggaggaggaggtggcagcagcaggacatgaaggagataaaaagatCAGCAAGGCTGAGGAGTCTtcaaaaaagaggaagaag gagaagaagaagaggaagaagcacAAGGCCAAGCAGTCCTCAGAGTCGGGCTCGGAGAGCTCGGCCTCGGACAGCGAcggagcccagccctgcagcaagaGGCCCAAGCACTGCGGGAAGCCCAGCAAGGCTCCcaagaagaaaaagcacaagAAGCACAGGAAGTAG
- the ZCCHC17 gene encoding zinc finger CCHC domain-containing protein 17 isoform X5 has protein sequence MEPLPELYSIFQGEVAAVTDFGAFVTIPGCRKQGLVHRTHMSSCRVDKPSEIVDVGDKVWVKLIGKEMKDDKLKLSLSMKVVHQGTGKDLDPNNVCLDQDERRKRTFRDYTSQKITLEAVLNTVCKKCGCKGHFAKECFMQPGGTKYSLIPEEEEEEVAAAGHEGDKKISKAEESSKKRKKERV, from the exons ATGGAGCCGCTGCCAGAGCTGTACTCGATCTTCCAGGGAGAG GTGGCTGCAGTGACAGATTTTGGGGCGTTTGTCACAATCCCGGGCTGCAGGAAGCAAG GCCTCGTCCACAGGACTCACATGTCCTCCTGCCGTGTGGACAAACCCTCCGAGATCGTGGATGTTGGGGACAAAGTCTGGGTGAAGCTCATTGGCAAAGAG ATGAAGGATGACAAACTGAAGCTCTCCCTGTCCATGAAGGTCGTTCACCAAGGCACGGGGAAGGACCTGGATCCCAACAATGTTTGCCTTGA CCAGGATGAGAGGAGGAAACGCACCTTCAGGGACTACACGAGCCAGAAGATCACCCTGGAGGCCGTCCTGAACACGGTGTGCAAGAAATGTGGCTGCAAAG GTCACTTTGCCAAGGAGTGTTTCATGCAGCCTGGAGGCACCAAATACAGCCTCAttccagaggaggaggaggaggaggtggcagcagcaggacatgaaggagataaaaagatCAGCAAGGCTGAGGAGTCTtcaaaaaagaggaagaag GAGCGTGTGTGA
- the ZCCHC17 gene encoding zinc finger CCHC domain-containing protein 17 isoform X1 produces the protein MEPLPELYSIFQGEVAAVTDFGAFVTIPGCRKQGLVHRTHMSSCRVDKPSEIVDVGDKVWVKLIGKEMKDDKLKLSLSMKVVHQGTGKDLDPNNVCLDQDERRKRTFRDYTSQKITLEAVLNTVCKKCGCKGHFAKECFMQPGGTKYSLIPEEEEEEVAAAGHEGDKKISKAEESSKKRKKLCGSASLERGTRQKRLKLFQCCGEKLHLEVHKELIILPLPIHQDGDSQWGLALLTLQEMWVTVLNLSLIFLGGCWINSFP, from the exons ATGGAGCCGCTGCCAGAGCTGTACTCGATCTTCCAGGGAGAG GTGGCTGCAGTGACAGATTTTGGGGCGTTTGTCACAATCCCGGGCTGCAGGAAGCAAG GCCTCGTCCACAGGACTCACATGTCCTCCTGCCGTGTGGACAAACCCTCCGAGATCGTGGATGTTGGGGACAAAGTCTGGGTGAAGCTCATTGGCAAAGAG ATGAAGGATGACAAACTGAAGCTCTCCCTGTCCATGAAGGTCGTTCACCAAGGCACGGGGAAGGACCTGGATCCCAACAATGTTTGCCTTGA CCAGGATGAGAGGAGGAAACGCACCTTCAGGGACTACACGAGCCAGAAGATCACCCTGGAGGCCGTCCTGAACACGGTGTGCAAGAAATGTGGCTGCAAAG GTCACTTTGCCAAGGAGTGTTTCATGCAGCCTGGAGGCACCAAATACAGCCTCAttccagaggaggaggaggaggaggtggcagcagcaggacatgaaggagataaaaagatCAGCAAGGCTGAGGAGTCTtcaaaaaagaggaagaag cTCTGTGGTTCTGCATCACTGGAGAGAGGCACCAGGCAGAAAAGGCTCAAATTATTTCAATGTTGTGGGGAGAAATTGCATTTAGAGGTGCACAAAGAGCTCATTATCCTACCCCTGCCCATCCACCAGGATGGGGATTCCCAGTGGGGTCTTGCCCTGCTGACACTACAGGAAATGTGGGTCACTGTCCTGAATTTGTCCCTGATTTTCTTGGGGGGTTGCTGGATTAACAGCTTTCCTTGA
- the ZCCHC17 gene encoding zinc finger CCHC domain-containing protein 17 isoform X4: MEPLPELYSIFQGEVAAVTDFGAFVTIPGCRKQGLVHRTHMSSCRVDKPSEIVDVGDKVWVKLIGKEMKDDKLKLSLSMKVVHQGTGKDLDPNNVCLDQDERRKRTFRDYTSQKITLEAVLNTVCKKCGCKGHFAKECFMQPGGTKYSLIPEEEEEEVAAAGHEGDKKISKAEESSKKRKKLSLSWFCATAPSPQKRFLTVRG; the protein is encoded by the exons ATGGAGCCGCTGCCAGAGCTGTACTCGATCTTCCAGGGAGAG GTGGCTGCAGTGACAGATTTTGGGGCGTTTGTCACAATCCCGGGCTGCAGGAAGCAAG GCCTCGTCCACAGGACTCACATGTCCTCCTGCCGTGTGGACAAACCCTCCGAGATCGTGGATGTTGGGGACAAAGTCTGGGTGAAGCTCATTGGCAAAGAG ATGAAGGATGACAAACTGAAGCTCTCCCTGTCCATGAAGGTCGTTCACCAAGGCACGGGGAAGGACCTGGATCCCAACAATGTTTGCCTTGA CCAGGATGAGAGGAGGAAACGCACCTTCAGGGACTACACGAGCCAGAAGATCACCCTGGAGGCCGTCCTGAACACGGTGTGCAAGAAATGTGGCTGCAAAG GTCACTTTGCCAAGGAGTGTTTCATGCAGCCTGGAGGCACCAAATACAGCCTCAttccagaggaggaggaggaggaggtggcagcagcaggacatgaaggagataaaaagatCAGCAAGGCTGAGGAGTCTtcaaaaaagaggaagaag CTGTCTTTAAGCTGGTTTTGTGCTACAGCACCCAGCCCTCAGAAGAGATTTCTGACAGTGAGAGGATGA
- the ZCCHC17 gene encoding zinc finger CCHC domain-containing protein 17 isoform X3 — translation MSSCRVDKPSEIVDVGDKVWVKLIGKEMKDDKLKLSLSMKVVHQGTGKDLDPNNVCLDQDERRKRTFRDYTSQKITLEAVLNTVCKKCGCKGHFAKECFMQPGGTKYSLIPEEEEEEVAAAGHEGDKKISKAEESSKKRKKLCGSASLERGTRQKRLKLFQCCGEKLHLEVHKELIILPLPIHQDGDSQWGLALLTLQEMWVTVLNLSLIFLGGCWINSFP, via the exons ATGTCCTCCTGCCGTGTGGACAAACCCTCCGAGATCGTGGATGTTGGGGACAAAGTCTGGGTGAAGCTCATTGGCAAAGAG ATGAAGGATGACAAACTGAAGCTCTCCCTGTCCATGAAGGTCGTTCACCAAGGCACGGGGAAGGACCTGGATCCCAACAATGTTTGCCTTGA CCAGGATGAGAGGAGGAAACGCACCTTCAGGGACTACACGAGCCAGAAGATCACCCTGGAGGCCGTCCTGAACACGGTGTGCAAGAAATGTGGCTGCAAAG GTCACTTTGCCAAGGAGTGTTTCATGCAGCCTGGAGGCACCAAATACAGCCTCAttccagaggaggaggaggaggaggtggcagcagcaggacatgaaggagataaaaagatCAGCAAGGCTGAGGAGTCTtcaaaaaagaggaagaag cTCTGTGGTTCTGCATCACTGGAGAGAGGCACCAGGCAGAAAAGGCTCAAATTATTTCAATGTTGTGGGGAGAAATTGCATTTAGAGGTGCACAAAGAGCTCATTATCCTACCCCTGCCCATCCACCAGGATGGGGATTCCCAGTGGGGTCTTGCCCTGCTGACACTACAGGAAATGTGGGTCACTGTCCTGAATTTGTCCCTGATTTTCTTGGGGGGTTGCTGGATTAACAGCTTTCCTTGA
- the LOC138098118 gene encoding LOW QUALITY PROTEIN: uncharacterized protein (The sequence of the model RefSeq protein was modified relative to this genomic sequence to represent the inferred CDS: inserted 1 base in 1 codon), translating to MCTGPGGFASASPLWVRAFVPGPGAWTPSPVWAQELKSWVSQSPELSLLSHIPHWGCPSLFQGFGCPTGHLCSLKPSLASFLVSSNRAKILISPSGAGLGELGVLSWRGEGSKESSEPLAGPKGAPGELQRDWGQGIQGQEPGNGFPVPEGRDGWGLGQELFPGRVGRGWHGIARAAGAAPGSLAVPKARLDIGAGAAWHSGRCPWGGTGWDLRSLQPKPFPDPLRAFCQESLSGVDVSRDGIGGSSLEAGAAVLGQSWSFAFTVCKVLQWFWRPIPRCPFTSQSWGGSREHLSFCRMGFARPSGAAGSIPXPAPCWKGMQQHGIHQLPSPGPGSD from the exons ATGTGcacag GACCAGGAGGATTTGCTTCTGCCTCTCCTCTGTGGGTCAGGGCCTTTGTG CCTGGGCCTGGTGCTTGGACACCCAGTCCAGTTTGGGCACAGGAGCTTAAAAGCTGGGTTAGTCAGAGCCCTGAGCTGAGCTTGCTGAGCCACATTCCTCACTGGGGCTGTCCAAGCCTGTTCCAGGGCTTTGGTTGCCCCACTGGACATCTCTGCTCCCTGAAACCCTCCTTGGCTTCTTTTCTTGTGTCCTCAAATAGAGCAAAAATTCTGAtcagcccctctggagccgggctgggagagctgggggtgctcagctggagaggagaaggctccaaggagagctccgagccccttgcagggcctaaaggggctccaggagagctgcagagggactggggccaagggattcagggccaggagccagggaatggcttcccagtgccagagggcagggatggatggggtcttgggcaggaattgttccctggcagggtgggcaggggctggcatggaattgccagagcagctggggctgcccctggatccctggcagtgcccaaggccaggctggacattggggctggagcagcctggcacagtgggaggtgtccctggggtggcactgggtgggatttaaggtccctccagcccaaaccattccctgatcCTCTGAGAGCCTTTTGCCAGGAAAGTCTCTCAGGCGTGGATGTGTCCAGGGATGGAATTGGTGGATCCTCGTTGGAGGCCGGTGCTGCTGTGCTTGGACAGAGCTGGAGCTTTGCATTCACCgtgtgcaaggtgctgcagtgGTTTTGGAGGCCCATTCCCCGCTGTCCCTTTACttcccagagctgggggggTTCGAGGGAGCACCTGAGCTTTTGCAGGATGGGCTTTGCCAGGCCCTCGGGAGCTGCCGGCAGCATTC gtcctgctccctgctggaaGGGGATGCAGCAGCACGGGATCCATCAGCTCCCCTCCCCAGGCCCGGGATCTGACTGA
- the FABP3 gene encoding fatty acid-binding protein, heart, giving the protein MVDAFVGTWKLVDTNNFDEYMKALGVGFATRQVASFTKPTTIIELDGDKVTVKTQSTFKNTEITFKLGEEFDETTADDRHVKSVVTLDGGKLVHVQKWDGKETSLVRELKDGKLILTLTMGNVVCTRTYEKAT; this is encoded by the exons ATGGTCGACGCCTTCGTGGGCACCTGGAAGCTGGTGGACACCAACAATTTCGATGAGTACATGAAAGCTTTGG GCGTGGGCTTCGCCACGCGGCAGGTGGCCAGCTTCACCAAGCCCACCACCATCATCGAGCTGGACGGCGACAAGGTCACCGTGAAGACCCAGAGCACCTTCAAGAACACCGAGATCACCTTCAAGCTGGGCGAGGAGTTCGACGAGACCACGGCGGACGACAGGCACGTCAAG TCCGTGGTCACGCTGGACGGAGGCAAACTCGTCCACGTGCAGAAGTGGGACGGGAAGGAGACATCGCTGGTGCGGGAGCTGAAGGATGGGAAGCTAATTCTG acTCTCACCATGGGCAACGTCGTCTGCACCCGCACCTACGAGAAGGCGACATAG
- the LOC138098143 gene encoding cAMP-dependent protein kinase inhibitor beta-like, whose product MTEVEPVLDFASSGRTGRRNALPDILGSPAGVSPADLPLKLAEMSLSAGSAQDMQSPSAEVPPPQPPSPELKDTS is encoded by the exons ATGACCGAGGTGGAACCCGTGCTGGACTTCGCATCCTCGGGCAGGACGGGCCGGCGCAATGCCCTGCCCGACATCCTGGGCTCGCCCGCCGGCGTCAGCCCCGCGGACCTGCCCCTCAAACTGGCCGAGATGTCCCTGAGCGCAG GCAGTGCCCAGGACATGCAGTCGCCCTCGGCGGAGGTGCCCCCTccgcagccccccagccccgagCTGAAGGACACGTCCTAA